From the genome of Streptomyces ficellus:
TGCTGCTGGCGGACGAGCCGACCGGGAACCTGGACGAGTCGACGCGCGACGAGATCATGGACCTGCTGGAGGGGCTGTGGGAGGAGAACGGGCTGACGTTCGTGATGGTCACCCATGACACGGCGCTGGCGCGGCGCGCGCCCAGGATCGCGACGATCCGCCAGGGACGGGTGACGATCAAGGAGCGGGTGGTGGGCTGACCGGATCGGCCGTACGCCCCGGGCCGACCGGATCAACCGGGCGCCCGGGGCCGACGAGTTCGGCCTTGTCCCCCGTGCCCCCCTCACCCCCCTGGCCCCCCGGGCCGACCGCGTCGAGCAGTGGTTTGCCGATGCCGAAGAGGTACGTGGCGGCGAACCCGGCCGCGTACCCCGTCAGGAGCCCGCCCGCGTAGACGGCGACCGTGGTCAGGGACAGGCCCCGGTCGCCGGCCAGCAGGGGGAACAGCGCCCAGCCGGACGGGCCGATCGCCGTGGAGCCGACGGTGTGGCCGAGCATGGTGAACAGTCCGACGAACCCGCCGCCGAACGCGCCGCCCACGCACGCGGTGACGAACGGCCGGCCGAGCGGCAGGGACACCCCGTAGATGAGCGGTTCGCCCACGCCGAGGAGCCCGGCGGGCAGCGCGGACCTGATGGTGCGGCGCAGGTCGGTGCGGTGGCGGAGGCGTACGTAGACGGCGGCGGCCGCGCCGACCTGGCCCGCGCCGGCCATCGCGAGGATGGGCAGGAGCACGGTGTGGCCCTGCTGCTCGATGAGGGTGGTGTGGATGGGGATCAGGGCCTGGTGCAGCCCGAGCATCACGAGCGGCAGGAACAGCCCGCCCAGCACGAACCCGGCGACCGCCCCGGCGTGGGCGAGGAGCCAGTCGGCGGCCACGCCGATGGCGGTCGACACGGCTCCGGCGACGAACATCAGCCCGTACACGGTGACCAGGCCCGCCACCAGCACGGTGAGCGTGGGGGTGACCAGCACGTCCAGCGCCTCCGGCACGCGGCGGCGGCACCACTTCTCGACCAGGACGGCGAGCGCGGCGGCGGCCAGGGCGCCGAGGACGCCGCCCTGCCCGGGGGCGAGTTCCCGGCCGAAGGCCTCGACCTCGGCGACGCCCGCGAACACGATGATCGCGGCGACGGCCCCGCCGAGGACCGGCGTACCGCCGAACTCCTTGGCCGTGTTGATGCCGACGAACACGGCGATCAGCGCCATGAAGCCGGAGGCGATGGCGGCGAGCGCGGGGGTCAGGGCGGGCAGCCAGTGCAGGTTGAGGAGCAGGCCATTGATCC
Proteins encoded in this window:
- a CDS encoding PTS transporter subunit EIIC, with amino-acid sequence MPPLDTHRELAGDLLPLVGGAANVTSVAHCMTRLRLGLNDRTLVQDEALAAHPAVLGVVEDGATYQIVLGPGTVARVTPEFEALLLQARGAAIKDAQKSRNATPGKLLLRRVANIFVPLIPALIGCGIIAGINGLLLNLHWLPALTPALAAIASGFMALIAVFVGINTAKEFGGTPVLGGAVAAIIVFAGVAEVEAFGRELAPGQGGVLGALAAAALAVLVEKWCRRRVPEALDVLVTPTLTVLVAGLVTVYGLMFVAGAVSTAIGVAADWLLAHAGAVAGFVLGGLFLPLVMLGLHQALIPIHTTLIEQQGHTVLLPILAMAGAGQVGAAAAVYVRLRHRTDLRRTIRSALPAGLLGVGEPLIYGVSLPLGRPFVTACVGGAFGGGFVGLFTMLGHTVGSTAIGPSGWALFPLLAGDRGLSLTTVAVYAGGLLTGYAAGFAATYLFGIGKPLLDAVGPGGQGGEGGTGDKAELVGPGRPVDPVGPGRTADPVSPPPAP